The Deltaproteobacteria bacterium genome contains the following window.
CAATGCACAGCCCCGCACATATTGAGGCAGCAGGCCATGGATATCCTGACCTGGGCCGGAAGGGTCATGCCCTGAAAATAGTCGAACAGATCGTCCAGGACCGCCTTGACCATGGATGAGGCATCGGTCGCCGGTGTATGACAGTGGAGGAATCCCTGGGTATGCACGATATTTGTGATTCCGGCGCCGGTCCCGCCGATAGGGAACTTATAGCTGCCGGTTACGTGCTTACGATTCTGTAAATCCTTTTTCAATGCCTCCATCTTATCCTGACTGTCGGTCATGAATTCGATGTTATTTCGAGTGGTGAACCGGAGATAGCCGTCGCAATATTTATCTGCGATCTCACACATTTCCCGGATATGTTCCACCGACATGAAGCGGCAGCCGCCGCATCTGACAGTAAAAACCTTATCGCCTGTTTCAGACACATGAACCAGGATACCCGGCTCCAGAATCTCATGAGATTTCCATTTCCCGTAGTTATTCTGGATAATAGGAGGAAAGTACTGCCAGAAGTGCCTGGGCCCCAAGTCAGTGAGCCTGTTTTGCATCGGTTTTTCAGGATTGTACAGCCCTAATCTCTCAGTAGATAATGCCATTCTATGTACCTCCTATCTCTTATGCTTGGCTCGGTATACGTTAATATCGCGTTCAAAGCCACCCGGCACATCTTCCGATTTCCAGAAGATGTAGGGGTTACTCCTGGGTTCTGTCACCATCTGCGGCATGGCAGGAATTTCAAGCACCTCCAGGAATTTCGGGATTCCGTAGCGCTGGATCAGTTCACCTAAGCGCTCGCGGTTCTTCCCCTCTTCCATCCACCAGTCCCACACCTTTTCCACGATCTCCTTGATGTTGTCGTAGGGGTGCTCACACTTTACAAAAGGAATGGTCAGGACCGACATCTGGGCGCCCTCGAGAATCGGCGCCTTGGCCCCGAAGAGGATGCTGCACCCGGTGTCCGTGCCCGGTCTCAAGGCGGCGGGCATGGTATCGATGCAGTGCATGCAGCGGGTACATTCCTTGTCGTCGATCATGAGTTTGCCGTCTTCCATCCACATACACTGGGTGGGGCAGCGATTAATCACTTCATTTTCGATATCGAATTTCCCCCAGTCTTTCCCGGCGTGCGCACCGCCATTGGGCGGAATTTCGCCGCCGATATATGCCTGGACCGCTTCCTGATCGATCCGGATATTGTCTCTCCAGGTCCCGATGTACGACATGTCGGATCGGGCGATGGACGCAACACATCCGTTGGGGCAGCCGTCGAATTTAAATTTAAACTTGTACGGGAAGGCCGGGCGGTGCAGTTCATCCTGGTAATAGTTTGTCAGTTCGTAGCACATATCCTGGGTATCAATACAGGCATATTCGCAGCGGGCCTTTCCCAGGCAGCAGGAAGGGGAGCGCAGATTGGATCCAGATCCGCCCAGATCCTGCTGGAGCACGTGACCCAGCTCATAGAAAACCGGCTCAAGCTGCTCGGTAAAAGTCCCCAGGAATATGATGTCCCCGGTGGATCCGTGCATATTCATCAGACCGCTCCCTCGATATTCCCACAGGTCGCAAAGGCATCGAAGATAATCCGTATCATAAAACTTGCTCATGGTCTGGTTCACACGCATGGTGTGAAAATGGGCAATGGAAGGAAACTGCTCCTGCAGGTCGGAATACCGACCGATAACGCCGCCTCCATAACCGAACACCCCCACGATGCCGCCATGCTTCCAGTGGGTTTCGCCGTCGTCAAAAGAGACCTGGAGCTGTCCCAGCAGATCTTCGGCCACATCCGCCTCAATCATCATTCGATCTTTTGCCAGTTTTCTGCGGTGCAGGGCCTCTCGTTTGGTATCGGCCACAAAACTCGGCCAAGGCCCCTTTTCCAGTTCATCCACATCCGGGATCTCGTGCTTTATCTTGAAATTCTTGAGCTCTTCCTCTGTATAATTATTCAACTCCTCGTCGGAGTAAATCCTGAGCTCCTCATACTTGAGTATCTTTTGTTCCTGTGCTGGTTCAAATGCCATTATCTGTGCCTCCTTTTGCTATTTTGATAAGTTGCACCTTTTAAGGAGTAAATCCTACAAGTTAACTGCCTTTACCCTCACCTCCTCCCTCAAATGATCACACCCTCTGCAAAAATTCCCTAAAACCATTTCCCTCAATTTTGTCCGGATCTGCCAATGCGAAACAGAGCAGATTCCACGCTTATATGTGAAAATTTTAATTAGTTAGTTTTTCAAATAGTTAAGGTTTGATTTATAATCAAAGGGGGAATAGGATGTCAATAAAAAAAAGCCGACGCAATCCATAACTTTTTTTGTTGACAATCCTGCGCGACCGTGATCCTAATCTGACGCTTCTGGCGGGCCTCTGGTTGCCTGTCAGAGAAATCATAAGGTAAAAAACAGGGGATTTTTGTTAATAATGCACCCTCGAGTCATTATTGCCGCGTTAAAGGGAGGGTCCGGGAAGACCATCCTGTCTCTGGGTCTTGTTGCCGCATGGCGGGAAAGAGGCCTCAGGATCGCTCCCTTTAAAAAGGGGCCGGATTTTATTGATGCCGGTTGGCTCGCCTTTGCTGCGGACCGGCCGTGTTTTAATCTGGATCCTTTCTTGATGAATGAAGAGCAGATAATGGCATCTTTTCTCTTCCGCTCAGACGATTCGGACCTCTCCTTGATCGAAGGGAACAGGGGGCTATACGACGGACTCGATTTAGATGGCTCATCCAGTACGGCAGGTCTGGCCAAGCTCCTTTGTGCGCCGGTCCTGATTATTCTGGATGTGTCCATGTCAACCCGCACCATGGCAGCCGTTGTCAAGGGGTGCCAGACCTTCGACCCGGGCGTGCATATCGCAGGGGCTATTTTGAACAGGGTTGCGGGGCAACGGCAGGAGATGTTGATCACTGCAGCCATTGAAAAGTACTGTGGGGTGCCTGTGGTCGGTTCTGTCCCTAAGTTGAAGGAACATTTTTTCCCTGAGCGACACATGGGTCTTGTCCCCCTTCAGGAGCGGGCTCAGGCCGAAAAGGCTGTTTCATGGGCCAGGAAGATCGTTCAAGATCATCTCCGGTTAGATCAGATCTGGGAGATTGCGCACCGGTCCGGGGATCATGAAATCGCGACGTCACAGTTGGCACCAAGAACAAAGGCGGCGGCCAGTGATCTATCTCCACGAATTGGGTTCATCAGAGACCGGGCATTCTGGTTCTACTATCCGGAAAACCTGGAGCAGCTTGAGCGCATGGGGGCCGTGATGGTGGAGGTGGATGCCATATCCTCACCGGAACTGCCGCAGTTGGATGCCCTGTATATCGGGGGGGGATTCCCTGAGACCCAGGCACAAGGTCTTGCGGATAATCGAGGTTTCAGAATGAGCCTGAAAGCGGAAATCGAAAAGGGACTTCCGGTTTATGCGGAGTGCGGAGGGTTCATGTATTTAGGAGAGCGGCTTTTAGTGGGTAACCGGTCTTACCCAATGGTTGGAGCGCTCCCGGTGGAATTCATTCTTCAAAAAAGGCCTCAGGGCCACGGATACACGGTGCTGAGAGTAGCCGGCCCCAACCTGTATTATAATGTGGGCGACGAGTTAAGAGGCCATGAATTCCACTACTCCCGGCCTGTGTTTACTGGAGAAAAGGGCCTGAAATTCGCCTTTAAGGTGAACCGAGGCCGGGGGATTGACGGCCTGAGAGACGGCATTTGCAGAAAGAATATCCTGGCAACCTACACCCATGTGCATGCGGCGGGCAATCGGAGTTGGGCGAAAGGGCTTTTTGGGGCCGCCCTTTCGCACAAAAAATCGGATAAATTTTTAAAAGTGGGAAAAGAATATTTGACAACACAATAATTGGGAATTATAATCATAAACTTACGTCTAAAGGATTGACAGGGATCTCAGAAGATGGTACACGATACGACATCTTAATCAAGAAAGGGAGGTTTTGGGTTATGCCAACAGTAGAGTTTGAGGGGAATACCTACAGTGTTGATGAAGACGGCTTCATTGACGATTTCAACAACTGGAATGAGGCATGGATGCGCTATGTGAAGACGACGGAAGGTATTGAGGAACTGACCGACGAGCACAAGAAGGTGGTCGATGTTCTTCAGGACTATTACAAGAAGAATGGGATCGCCCCCATGGTGAGAATCCTCTCCAAGGTCACCGGATACAAGCTGAAATACATCTACGAGTTATTTCCCTCTGGACCGGGCAAGGGTGCCTGTAAGATGGCCGGCCTGCCAAAACCCACGGGTTGCGTCTGATTCCATAACGAACAGGATTATTTCCCCGCCGAAAAAAGGCGCAAGAGATGTCTCAATGAGAGTGTCTGTTGCGCCTTTTCCACACCAACCTGGAATGGTCTAAGTTTCAGGGATGGGAATCCCTTTAGCCGGTCTTGCTTCTAAGCGCCTTTCCTGCTAGTGGATTATAGAGCTTGGTAATGGCGAACTTCATGACGTCCAGGCTCTTCAGATTAAAAATAATGTCTGCAAGGGTGATCTGGGCCTGTTCCGGAAGCACACATGCGTTGGATGAATCAAATGTAAGATCAGGAAAGGCTTTCTGAAGCTTCTTCTGGTCTTTCTGGCTCATAGCCACCTGGACGGCCTTTTTGCCATCGATTTCCTGAATATGTTCGCCTAGGCCAAGTTCTTCCATCTTTTTCTGCTGTTCCGGATCCAAAAAGAGATTGATACAGTAATCTGCCATTTACTTAATTCCCTCCTCTCTACCCGCGCTAAAGATAATGTTTTTCAAATACCTATCCATTTGCTATGGATATACATTCGGATTCCTTTGATGTCAAGCCGTTTCAAGCGCTCCTTTTTTGCCTGGCAGATAATCGATCCAGGCAGGAGGGTTGCGCCCTATTTGACTATCTTTTTCAGTCGTTTTATACAAACGATTGTGGAAATTCCTAAATATACATTGGGGAATTGGAATGATTTTGCGGCATTCATATCCTTGGAGGGGTCAACTCGATGAAGTTTCAAAACCACATCCGGAACGAATATAATAAATGCGATACCCCGGATAATACTGTGCGCCGAATCCAGCAGGGGTTCGACCGCCTGGGACTTGCGCCCGAATATGCCGGAGTCAGGGTTTCGGATTTGCTCTTCTGGGGAAGAATCTGGATCGATTCGCTCCAGATCGTGTGCGAGGGAAAAGGCATCTCCCACAGACTGGCTGAAGCAAGCGCATATGCAGAGTTGGCGGAACGGATGAGCGCCGGCCTATATTATCCGGTGTTTGAAGAACAGGTCCGATTTCATCTGCCGGGGATCTACGGCCCCGATACCGTCCGTTTTTTGAATTACGAATGGATGGAGGGGTATGTCAGGGCTCACCAGACAGAATTGGACAGGGCCGTGACCGTCGAGGAGCTGCTCCGAAGGGAATGCCATCTCAGCAGCGCGCACTTGACCGAAATCAAGGACTGCGAGATGGCGCGACACTGGGTCGACGGCTATTCCCTGCTCCGGGAAGAGACCGTCAAGGTCCCGGTCAAATTCGTGGCCTACATCCACGGTTCCAACGGGATGGCCGCCGGCAACACCATCGAAGAGGCCATGATCCAGGCAAGCTGCGAAATCCTGGAGCGATATGCCCAGATCAACATCGTTAAACCGGAGACGATCGTCCCGTCCATCGACACTGGCACAATAGACCTCGATCTAATCCACCGGATGATCGCGTTTTATGCCCGATTCAATGTCGGCGTTACCCTGAAGGACCTTTCTTTTGACGGCATGCTGCCGGTCATCGGGGTATTCTATACCAACCGGAACCTCCCCCCGGACCGGCTGGAACACAGATCCCTGATCGCAGGCGCCTCCTTCACCCTGGAGGAGGCCCTCACCCGCTGCTTCACCGAAGGGATGCAGGGGAAGAAGTCCCTTCTTACTTCACGGCCCCAGTTTGACAGGCCGGTGGTCCCCAGGTCCCAGGTCAAAGACTACTATACCCTGATGCGATGCGGGGTCTCGCCGACCGATATCTCCTTTTTAGATGAGGGGAAGATGACGGGCTTCCGTCCGTGGCGGAAGAAAGACATTCTGGAGGAGATCGAGGCGCTCAAAGAGATCGTCAGGGGGTTCGGGACCGACTGCATCGTCCTGAAACACACCCATCCGGTCCTGGAGTTCCCGGTGGTTCGGGTGGTCATTCCCGGGATCTCGGATTTTCTCCCATTCCTCCCTTCGACCATCCTGACCGATGAAAAGACCAAACCGGCCACGGCCTGGAAAGGGGAGACCTTCATGAGAGTCATGCAGAGCTTTTTCACCCATCACTGATCCCCGTTGACGGATGTCTTCTCATACAGCGACGGCCTTCTTTCCGGAAGGAAATATTTCATTCGGTGGGTTCTCAGATCCTGGAGGATCTCATCTTTGAGTTCAGCATAGAGGATGTGTTCTTTCATGCCCACATACTGCGTTAATACCCGGCCGTCCGGCCCCAAGACCACGGCAACCCCTGGAAAGGTAAGGCCGTTTTCGAAGGACCCCACCTGGTTGCAGGCGATCACATAGAGCCCGTTGTCAAATGCCCTGGCCGGCAGGTGTCTCATCCAGCTTTGCAGTTTTTCCTCGGGCGCCCCCCTCGGGGAGGCGTGGGGGATGAGGACAATATCCGCCCCCATGAGGGCCATCCGGGTGCTGATCTCCGGGAAGTGGGCTTCATAGCAGAGCTGCACGCCGAACGTGGTCTTTCCGACCTTGAATACCTCGATCTTTTCCCCAGGACAATAGACGGCCGTCTCCGTGGGGCCCAGATGCGTCTTCCGGTAGGTCCCGATCAGGCCGTCAGGGCCTGCGATTATCTGGGCGATATAAGGGTTCCCTTCATCCGTGACCTCAATGAGTCCGGCGATGAGAACGATTTCTGTCTTCTTCGCTGTCCGGACCAGCCGATCCACTATTTTTTCCATCTCCCGGAGCCCATATATCCGGGAGGGAGAGGTCTGGATATAGCCGGTTACCGACAACTCAGGGAAACAGACGAAATCGGCGCCGTTGGCGGATGCCTCTTGGGTCATGGACTCTATTCTGTCGAGGTTTCCGGCAATGTCTCCGGGATTGGCGTGCATGCAGACAGCGGCTGTCTTGAGATCGTTCATGGTAAATCTCCTCCAACGTGGTCCGGGAGAGCGATGGACAACATGCGCCCCGGAGCGGGATTGCGTCAGCAGTCATTGATTACCATCTTTACTGACATTCAGTCAATTTGAACACTCCAAAATCCATATTGCGGAAAACGGCTTTGACAAGCGGCTCTGCTTCGTATAGGAAATATTTCAGAATCCCGGTGGAGCTTGAATGGGGTTTAACCGCCTGGCGCCGGGATTCAATAGAGCGTGCATTCTTTTTCTTATTCCTTCTTCCCAGGATCTGAAGGTCGGATAATAAAATTGAAAATACTTCTTATATACCCTTATTGCCTTGAAGAGCGGATCCATGAGGACGATGTAAGGGTTCCCCCCATCGGACTCTATTATGTGGCTGCGGTCCTAAGGGAAAACCATTATGACTGCGAGATCCTGAACTGGCACCAGATCAACCGGACGCCGGAGCGTATCCGGGAAACCCTGGCCGCAAAGGCCCCGGACGTGATCGGCATTTCTGTTTTGCATGCCAATCGGTGGGGGGCCATCGAGATCGCGCGGATCGCCAAGGCGGTGGATCCGTCGGTCAGGGTTGTATTCGGGGGCGTCGGTCCCACCTTGTTGTGGGAGCACTTCCTAAAAAATTTCAAAGAGATCGACTTCTGTGTCCTGGGAGAAGGCGAATATGCGTTCCTTAACCTGATACAGTCGATCGAAAAGAAGGATTCACGGGCAATTGAAAAGATTCCGGGAATTGCCTTGAGAAAAAAGGGAGGGGTTGTCAACACCAAAGCGCCGATCCCCATTCGGGATCTCGATCAATTGCCGGATCCTGCAAACCACTTCATCTATCAGCATGTGAGTACTACCCGGGGGTGTCCGGGCAACTGCACCTTCTGCGGATCACCCCGAATCTGGGGTCGCAAGGTCAAGTTCCACTCCCCCCGGTATTTTGTCGATCAGTTGGAGCATCTGCATCAGAAGGGGGTTGGTTTTTTCTATTTTTCGGACGACACCTTCATGCTTAAGAAGGACAATGTGATAGCAATCTGCAAGGGGATACTCGAAAGGGATCTTCGGATCTCGTGGGCCGCCATCTCCCACGTCAATTATGTGGATGAAGAGGTCCTCTCCTGGATGCGACGGGCCGGGTGCACCCAGATCAGTTACGGGGTCGAAAGCGGTTCAGAGAAAATAAGAGACCTGCTGCAGAAAAATATCCGGACCGACCAGATCCAAAAGGCCTTCTCGTTGACGACTCGGTGGGGCATCCTTCCCCGGGCCTATTTCATCTATGGCTGCCCGGGAGAGACGTGGGACACCATTCAGGAAACCATCGACCTGATTCATACGATCAAGCCCCTCGGCGTTATTTTTTATATACTTGATATTTTTCCAGGAACCGCCCTTTATGCGGATTTTGTAAAGCGAACAGGCGTTAAAGACGATATCTGGCTCAGGCAGGTTGAAGATATCATGTATTTCGAGACAGACCCCTGTCTCAATCAGGAATTGATCCTTGCCTTCGGGAGGAAGCTGAGGGCAGAGTTCTACAGCAGCCTCCCCTCCTTTGTGGATGCCATCGACCTGGTGGACGAGGAAGGATTTTCCGGGCTGCATGCCGATTTTCTGTCGCGGCTCGGGATGACCTTCAGTCACGGTGATTATGCCGGGATAGAGGCCATCCCAAACAAAGATGAAACCGCCGCAAAACTGTATGAACGATCCTTGAGTTACGCCCCCAATGACAGGGCCTATCTGGGTCTGGGGATCATCCGGCAAAAGGAGAGGGAATTCCACGAATCCATCCGCATCCTCTCCGAGGGGGTACGGCATTTCCCGGAAAACGAGCAGTTATGGATCTGCCTGGGTCTGAGCCATATGAACTTGGGCCAGCATAGCGAGGGCCTCTCCTGTTTCGAAAAATTCAGAAACTCGGAACAGGCAGCGTCTTATATTGCAGAGTGCCGACGGCAATTATGACCAGGGGCACAAGAAGCCGGCGCTCCCATATACGCATGAGACATGCCTTCATGAATGGAAGCCTGGCTTTCCCGGGCAAGACAGAGTTCTCCCAAGGGGCTACTGCAAGGCCCCCTTGAGGAGGGACATTACCACATCGCCCCCTTTGCTCTTCGCGTATTCCAGGATAATGGGGGTGAACTGCCCGATCATATCTGCATTGAGCCCAAGCGAGGAGAAGCTGTCGGATAGACCGGCCACCCCGGCCAGCGAACTGGTTTTTTCACTCCCGCCCAACAGGGATGAGGCCCTGCCGAGTTTCCCGGCCAGGCCCCCTCCTCCTTCTGTCTCGGGCGCGGCCTCGATGAGAGACTCCGTCTCCGGCATGGCGTCGGTTACCTTCGAAAAATCGTCGGCACTCAACTTCTGTTTGGCATGGCCCAGAATGGCGCCTGATCCGCCCTCGGCCTGCGCATCGGTGACACCGAGTCGGCTGGTCAGCAGACTGATCAGTCCCGAGCTGTCGGCATGAACAGGGTTTACGCAGACGATCATCATGAGTCCAAGGGCCAACGCGCAACATACACCCAACAAGTTCTTCATGGCATTTCCTCCTGAAAAAGGTCAATCGTAACTGTTTGAAAAATCATACCTAATTGATTCGGTCGTTGTCAAAGGGAATCCCTCTGGCCGCTTACCTTGAACTGGGTTTCAAGGATTGGACGAGGCATGGGTTGCAGTGTGATTTTCAAAGAAATCCCAGAGGATTTCCGCGGCGTCAAAATCCTTCAGAGGTTCATCGTCGGGAAGACTACCGGTGAAATGGATTCCCGGCCAGTCATGGCCCCAGCCTTCGATCAGCCAGACGGAGACCGCCGCACCGTCAGCACAGTCGTCCCATGATTTGACAATCACCCGGCCTTCGCGAAACCGATTCTCATTGGGAGATCCCTTGCATCCGTTATGATCTACCCAGAAATCCACACAATCCGGGACCGACCAGTAGGTTCGCTGACCGCCCCTGCGGGGGCTGATGCCGCCATTATATGGAACATCCTGATCTTCCAGACCGTGCATGATCAGTACAGGAAGGGATTTTTGGGGATTCGGAATGCGCCAATCAGGTTCTTCTTCCGATGCCTTGCCCCCTAAGGAGGCCGCCAGGAAGGCCGCCCCGGCCAGCATGTCTGCCCTTTCAGCGGCGAACCGGTAGGCCATCATTCCCCCGTTTGAAAAACCGAGGATATAGATGCGGGTTCGATCCACATTCAAACGCCGGCAGGCATCGTCAATGGCCGCAGCGATAAACCCAACGTCATCCACCTTGTCCTTGGCCGCCTTCCCGCAGCAGTGACCGGCATTCCAGTGCTGCAGATAACCGAACAGGCCCATACCGTCCGGGTAGAGGACTATGAAATTCTCGCGATCCGCCAGTTTGCTGAAGCCACTGAATTTTTCCATGCCAAGCCCGGTATCGAAGGCCCCGTGAATCACCACAGCAAGGGGGAGCGGATTTTCGGCGTGCCCACCGGACGGGATGCGGATCTGATAGGTCCTGTTGAACCCGTTTGCCTGTATGTCCATCGTAACTTCGTAGGTTTCCGGCCCGAAACCCCGGTCTTGCGGCAACCCCTTGGCACATCCGGTAACTCCCTGGAAAAAAAGCAGGACGCATGCGGACAGGATCAGTGATTTCATCTCTTGGACCTCAGTATTTTCTGTGGATTGGGTATTTCCGTTTGCGCCGTTCCATAGAATCATAATGAACAAGACTCAAGACACGGTCAAGCTATTTTGTCAGGGTCTGATTGGAGAAAACGAAGATCCGAAACGCGCCGTGTCACGCCGGGCGATGACAACCGGAATGAGGCACCCAAAAGGAAGTTGCGAAAAATTGAAACGAGATATAGTATCCACGAATACCCCTAACCTGGACAAGCCGGAACCGAAGAGTCTCTCGCCCCAGTACCATTTGCCGAAACTACCCAGTGAAACAGATGCAAAAAAGCCGGTTTCACAAGGCAAGCGGGGTAAACAAAGGCGCAAGGCTCGAAAAGAAAAACAAAGGGAATGCTTCTTGTGCGTTTTGCACGAGATTTAGTTGTTAACTGCTTAAGGCTTAGGAGGTTCCAGGTTTCCCGCTGAGCAGGGTCAGGGTCCCGAATCTCTTATACATCCAGCTGAAAGATGAAAATGACCGTCCGGAGGTGAGAAATGTCAAATATCAACGTATTGTCCCAGCGCTATGCCGGACCTGAGATCAATCGAATCTTTTCCGACGAGGGGAGAATTTTGGCCGAGCGGGAACTCTGGATTGCCGTGATGAAGGCCCAGAGAGGCCTGGGGATTTCGATTCCGGCCGATGTGATCGAAGGGTATGAGGCGGCCAAACCCCGCATCGACCTGGATTTCATCAAACAGCGGGAATTGGAGACCAAGCACGATGTCAAGGCCAGGATAGAGGCCTTTGTCAAGGCCGCGGGTATGTCCGAACAGATTCACAAGGGCATGACCAGCCGGGACCTCACCGACAATGTGGAACAGATGCAGTTCAAAAAGGCCTCCCGGATCATCCTGGGCCGCTATGTGTCGGTCCTGAAACACCTGATGGATCGGGCGTCGGAATATCAGGATATTGTCCTTACGGCCCGGACCCATCATCAGGCCGCGCAACCCACCCTCCTGGGGAGGCGGTTTGCCATGTGGGCTGAAGAACTCATGGTCCATCTTCTGAATTTTGAGACTTTTTTAAATGGCTATCCCCTTCGGGGGATCAAAGGTCCGGTGGGCACCCAGTTTGACATGCTCACCCTCCTCGGGACCCCTGAAAAGGTCCGGATGCTCGAAAACCAGGTGGCCGAGAGTCTCGGTTTTCAGAAGGTCCTCGACAGCCCCGGGCAGGTCTACCCACGATCATTGGATTATGCCCTTCTGTCCCATCTGGCATTCATGGGAACGGCCTGCGAGACCTTTGCCAAGGGGATGCGGCTCATGTCCGGGTATGAGCTGGTGACCGAGGGCTTCAAGGAGGGGCAGGTCGGGTCGAGCGCCATGCCCCACAAAATGAACACACGGAGTTCGGAGCGGATCTGCGGGTTCTCCACCCTGATCAAGATGTATGCGGACGGCGCCTCCCGGCTGGCCGGGGACCAGTGGGAAGAGGGGGATGTTTCCTGTTCGGTGGTGCGGCGGATCGTGATGCCCGACGCCCTATACGCCTCGGACGGGCTGTGTGAAACCACGCTCACGGTCCTCTGCAACATGGGGGTCTATCCGGTTGTCATACAGAAGGAGGTGGATCGGTATCTCCCCTTCCTGGCCAGCACCGAGATCCTCATGACCGCGGTCCAGGCAGGGGTGGGGAGGGAGACGGCCCATGAGGCCATCAAGCGGCACGCCGTGGCAGAGGCCATGACCATGCGTCAGGAGGGGACACCCCCCCGGCTTTCCCGGAGACTGGCCGAGGATGAAGTATTCAGGGAGGCCGGCATCACCGAGGCCCATCTCAAGGCCATCTTAAAGGAGACCGGGCATTTTGTGGGAAACGCCAGGGTGCAGATCCAGCAGGTCCGATCCAGGGCCGAATCCCTGATTCAACGCCATGCCGATGCGGCCCTGTATGAACCGGGGGAAATTCTCTGAATAAGGGACAAGGTTCATTTGGGAGAAGATAACATGACGGAATTCGTGACTACAAATGAAGCGGGCTTAAGGATAGCCTTTTTCGTCGGCATATTCCTGGCTGTGGCCCTTGTTGAGCGTGTGGTCCCTCGCCGGGTCCTGACCACGTCCAAAAAGACACGATGGTTCGGCAACATCGGCATCGTGTTCATCAATACCTTCCTGTTGCGGCTCTTGGTTCCTGCGGGCGCTGTGGGGGTCTCCGTATGGATCGGACATCAGGGCTGGGGCATCTTTAATTATATCCGATGGCCCTTCTGGCTGGAGGTGGCGCTGACGGTCGTCATCCTGGATTTCATCATCTACATGCAGCACGTCATGTTTCATGCGGTCCCGGTACTGTGGCGCCTCCACATGATGCATCACGCGGACCTGGATTATGATCTTACCACCGGCACCCGGTTTCACCCGCTCGAGATCATCATCTCCCTGGGAATCAAGGCGGTCGCCATTACAGTGCTGGGGGCCCCTCCGGTGGGCGTCATCGTCTTCGAGATCCTTCTCAACGGGACGGCCATGTTCAACCACGGTAATTTCTTTATCCCGCTGGGTATCGACCGGGTGCTGCGGCTCCTGGTGGTCACGCCGGATATGCACCGGGTCCATCATTCCGTATTTCCGAATGAAACCAACACCAACTTCGGGTTCAATCTCCCGTGGTGGGACCGCCTGTGCGGCACCTACCGGTCCCAGCCCAGAAAGGGTCACGAACAGATGACCATCGGCCTGAATCAGTTTCGCGACCCTTCCCGCCTCACCCTCCCCTGGCTCCTTGCCTTGCCCTTCATCGGCACCACCGGGAGCTACGCCATCGGCAAAAGGGGCGCCAAAAGCAGCGATGATCAGACGTGATCCATCGCTCCCGTCGCTTCCCAGAAGCCCTTCCCCTTCAATTCTGTCGTACCGGTTGCGCTGACGACCTAACCCCTGAGTGCCTGGTTGAGCCTTCGGGTGACGTTCAGGAAGGCGCTGCTTTCTCCTTCCCGGGGTCTCGGCAAATCGAC
Protein-coding sequences here:
- a CDS encoding sterol desaturase family protein; translation: MTEFVTTNEAGLRIAFFVGIFLAVALVERVVPRRVLTTSKKTRWFGNIGIVFINTFLLRLLVPAGAVGVSVWIGHQGWGIFNYIRWPFWLEVALTVVILDFIIYMQHVMFHAVPVLWRLHMMHHADLDYDLTTGTRFHPLEIIISLGIKAVAITVLGAPPVGVIVFEILLNGTAMFNHGNFFIPLGIDRVLRLLVVTPDMHRVHHSVFPNETNTNFGFNLPWWDRLCGTYRSQPRKGHEQMTIGLNQFRDPSRLTLPWLLALPFIGTTGSYAIGKRGAKSSDDQT
- the purB gene encoding adenylosuccinate lyase, with product MSNINVLSQRYAGPEINRIFSDEGRILAERELWIAVMKAQRGLGISIPADVIEGYEAAKPRIDLDFIKQRELETKHDVKARIEAFVKAAGMSEQIHKGMTSRDLTDNVEQMQFKKASRIILGRYVSVLKHLMDRASEYQDIVLTARTHHQAAQPTLLGRRFAMWAEELMVHLLNFETFLNGYPLRGIKGPVGTQFDMLTLLGTPEKVRMLENQVAESLGFQKVLDSPGQVYPRSLDYALLSHLAFMGTACETFAKGMRLMSGYELVTEGFKEGQVGSSAMPHKMNTRSSERICGFSTLIKMYADGASRLAGDQWEEGDVSCSVVRRIVMPDALYASDGLCETTLTVLCNMGVYPVVIQKEVDRYLPFLASTEILMTAVQAGVGRETAHEAIKRHAVAEAMTMRQEGTPPRLSRRLAEDEVFREAGITEAHLKAILKETGHFVGNARVQIQQVRSRAESLIQRHADAALYEPGEIL
- a CDS encoding prolyl oligopeptidase family serine peptidase, whose translation is MKSLILSACVLLFFQGVTGCAKGLPQDRGFGPETYEVTMDIQANGFNRTYQIRIPSGGHAENPLPLAVVIHGAFDTGLGMEKFSGFSKLADRENFIVLYPDGMGLFGYLQHWNAGHCCGKAAKDKVDDVGFIAAAIDDACRRLNVDRTRIYILGFSNGGMMAYRFAAERADMLAGAAFLAASLGGKASEEEPDWRIPNPQKSLPVLIMHGLEDQDVPYNGGISPRRGGQRTYWSVPDCVDFWVDHNGCKGSPNENRFREGRVIVKSWDDCADGAAVSVWLIEGWGHDWPGIHFTGSLPDDEPLKDFDAAEILWDFFENHTATHASSNP
- a CDS encoding nitrilase — encoded protein: MNDLKTAAVCMHANPGDIAGNLDRIESMTQEASANGADFVCFPELSVTGYIQTSPSRIYGLREMEKIVDRLVRTAKKTEIVLIAGLIEVTDEGNPYIAQIIAGPDGLIGTYRKTHLGPTETAVYCPGEKIEVFKVGKTTFGVQLCYEAHFPEISTRMALMGADIVLIPHASPRGAPEEKLQSWMRHLPARAFDNGLYVIACNQVGSFENGLTFPGVAVVLGPDGRVLTQYVGMKEHILYAELKDEILQDLRTHRMKYFLPERRPSLYEKTSVNGDQ
- a CDS encoding DUF2780 domain-containing protein — translated: MIVCVNPVHADSSGLISLLTSRLGVTDAQAEGGSGAILGHAKQKLSADDFSKVTDAMPETESLIEAAPETEGGGGLAGKLGRASSLLGGSEKTSSLAGVAGLSDSFSSLGLNADMIGQFTPIILEYAKSKGGDVVMSLLKGALQ
- a CDS encoding radical SAM protein, whose translation is MKILLIYPYCLEERIHEDDVRVPPIGLYYVAAVLRENHYDCEILNWHQINRTPERIRETLAAKAPDVIGISVLHANRWGAIEIARIAKAVDPSVRVVFGGVGPTLLWEHFLKNFKEIDFCVLGEGEYAFLNLIQSIEKKDSRAIEKIPGIALRKKGGVVNTKAPIPIRDLDQLPDPANHFIYQHVSTTRGCPGNCTFCGSPRIWGRKVKFHSPRYFVDQLEHLHQKGVGFFYFSDDTFMLKKDNVIAICKGILERDLRISWAAISHVNYVDEEVLSWMRRAGCTQISYGVESGSEKIRDLLQKNIRTDQIQKAFSLTTRWGILPRAYFIYGCPGETWDTIQETIDLIHTIKPLGVIFYILDIFPGTALYADFVKRTGVKDDIWLRQVEDIMYFETDPCLNQELILAFGRKLRAEFYSSLPSFVDAIDLVDEEGFSGLHADFLSRLGMTFSHGDYAGIEAIPNKDETAAKLYERSLSYAPNDRAYLGLGIIRQKEREFHESIRILSEGVRHFPENEQLWICLGLSHMNLGQHSEGLSCFEKFRNSEQAASYIAECRRQL